In Rosa chinensis cultivar Old Blush chromosome 1, RchiOBHm-V2, whole genome shotgun sequence, a genomic segment contains:
- the LOC112196795 gene encoding bifunctional endo-1,4-beta-xylanase XylA, whose product MGKWGHRPNRRFFRQEKLPSPFPLPFHPQPPPPSEFWRDGVPQWEKEYCTLIGSIPWWKVVDAKNYMYGSSNVLNWDDSAGEEAFQNAKKRFWADINGLHCDISLPDSDIYIDEIDWNPFIDPDIVKEVDREYFAPDDGDGEGNDKLGQKKRKEHSAIIPLDGHNCLPDNPTNPWECDNMQSSGDLKNEAEGWNQGNNHTDLVSGEVNSWERLITQSNERMENTAWEDRDKSWRWNQMAKNSLSKNWDDGGNPWARDCQGFTHVKVNNRWGDPLNKSWGSNQPETKNLDHGENPWECGPSQYNEALTKDRGWKDCGGWKQCDSRINQRNNLDFRIKGGRWGTTNHSGQKRERSHQYIAGSQSSRFQGSDCQTGGYWRRANNRKRLS is encoded by the exons ATGGGTAAATGGGGACATCGTCCCAATCGCAGGTTCTTCCGTCAAGAAAAGCTTCCAAGCCCATTCCCTCTTCCTTTTCACCCTCAACCTCCTCCCCCTTCAg agTTTTGGCGGGATGGTGTACCTCAATGGGAAAAAGAATACTGCACTTTGATCGGGTCCATACCATGGTGGAAGGTGGTAGATGCCAAGAATTATATGTATGGCAGTAGTAATGTACTCAATTGGGACGATTCAGCTGGTGAGGAGGCATTTCAAAATGCGAAAAAGCGCTTTTGGGCAGACATCAACGGCCTCCACTGTGACATCTCTCTACCTGATTCAGATATTTATATTGATGAAATAGATTGGAACCCTTTCATCGATCCTGATATCGTGAAGGAAGTGGATCGTGAGTACTTTGCTCCTGATGATGGAGATGGAGAAGGAAATGACAAGTTGGGGCAGAAAAAGAGGAAAGAACATTCAGCTATTATTCCTTTAGATGGACATAACTGTCTTCCAGATAATCCTACAAATCCTTGGGAATGTGACAATATGCAAAGTAGTGGGGATTTGAAAAATGAAGCAGAGGGCTGGAACCAGGGGAATAATCATACAGATTTGGTTAGCGGTGAAGTCAACTCCTGGGAACGCCTCATTACTCAGAGCAATGAAAGAATGGAAAATACTGCATGGGAAGATAGGGATAAATCATGGAGATGGAACCAGATGGCAAAAAACAGTCTCTCAAAGAATTGGGATGATGGTGGCAATCCTTGGGCACGGGACTGTCAGGGTTTTACCCATGTGAAAGTTAATAATAGATGGGGTGATCCCTTAAATAAGTCTTGGGGCTCCAACCAGCCAGAGACAAAGAATTTGGATCATGGTGAAAATCCTTGGGAGTGTGGTCCTAGTCAATATAATGAAGCTTTAACAAAAGATCGAGGATGGAAAGATTGTGGAGGTTGGAAACAGTGTGACAGCCGTATTAACCAGAGAAATAATTTGGATTTTAGGATAAAAGGTGGCAGATGGGGAACTACGAATCACAGTGGCCAGAAGAGGGAACGGTCTCACCAATATATAGCAGGATCCCAAAGCTCAAGATTTCAAGGGAGTGATTGTCAAACAGGTGGATACTGGAGGAGGGCAAACAATAGAAAGAGGCTCAGCTGA